In one Neobacillus sp. CF12 genomic region, the following are encoded:
- the sigX gene encoding RNA polymerase sigma factor SigX, with translation MDSVFDELYQKYHQDVFQFLFYMVRNKEQAEDLVQEVYIRVFKSFHRFEGKSSEKTWLFSIARNVAIDSFRKQKGWKGRILEKFDWSTSQVKDEYPIPEEIMIQKEEVKWIYKCLDHCTVDQRSVVILRFLNDLSISETAQALGWTESKVKTTQHRALKVLKKDMEMLSEKEGLESEEVRVER, from the coding sequence ATGGACTCCGTTTTCGATGAACTATATCAAAAATATCATCAGGACGTTTTTCAATTTCTATTTTATATGGTAAGAAACAAAGAACAGGCAGAGGACTTAGTTCAAGAAGTATATATTAGGGTTTTTAAGTCCTTTCACCGTTTTGAAGGGAAAAGCAGTGAAAAAACATGGCTATTTTCTATTGCGCGTAATGTTGCAATTGATTCTTTCCGCAAGCAAAAAGGCTGGAAAGGAAGAATCCTTGAAAAGTTTGATTGGTCTACTAGTCAGGTAAAGGATGAGTATCCGATACCTGAAGAGATTATGATTCAAAAGGAAGAAGTCAAATGGATATATAAATGTTTAGATCATTGCACTGTAGACCAACGTTCAGTTGTCATTTTACGTTTTTTAAACGATTTATCAATATCCGAAACTGCCCAAGCGCTAGGGTGGACTGAAAGTAAAGTGAAAACAACACAGCATCGTGCCCTGAAAGTATTAAAGAAGGATATGGAAATGTTGAGTGAAAAGGAGGGATTAGAGAGTGAAGAAGTCAGAGTGGAGCGATAA
- a CDS encoding negative regulator of sigma-X activity produces the protein MKKSEWSDKQLEELLRQMPKIQDHRNPRDIYQNLSSKKRKMPTWIIPSFATAAALLLFFLLVPRLLDETQTQYSLDSAKQEESASDEKISLSEDKSSLMREKEDTARNENGIAGNEPKILMTGSKTALYDDDVGNGTAITYWIPDSQAQILVPVTIVVTPDTTKNWLTVFTESMELLKEEEWGLTDYYPLNAKFELDNKTNTVIVDVPVDHQYGEGSTSETGFINLLEKNIASNSQVNKILLTTNGNPGIEFGNFGLIEEIVVKPKGKHAYFFHTPEGMTTTYLVPSTSTYQDIDTALDAMKTDQPKIGLTASLVPSFPIKEVKVQNNKLIINFDQDTPMENTQDAVSSFEAILLTAKEFGFETITILNAPIKLLGPFDLSKDIKVPIAANYLQNQ, from the coding sequence GTGAAGAAGTCAGAGTGGAGCGATAAACAGCTCGAAGAATTACTAAGGCAAATGCCAAAAATACAAGATCATCGCAATCCTCGTGACATATACCAAAATCTTTCCAGTAAAAAGAGAAAAATGCCCACATGGATTATTCCGAGTTTTGCTACGGCAGCAGCATTACTCCTTTTCTTCTTATTGGTTCCTAGACTGTTAGATGAAACACAAACACAATATTCCCTTGATAGTGCCAAGCAAGAAGAGTCTGCAAGTGATGAAAAGATAAGCCTCTCTGAAGATAAATCTTCGCTAATGAGGGAAAAAGAAGATACTGCACGAAATGAGAATGGGATAGCAGGCAATGAACCTAAAATACTGATGACCGGAAGTAAAACCGCGTTATACGATGATGACGTTGGAAATGGAACAGCAATCACTTATTGGATTCCTGATTCCCAAGCCCAAATACTAGTACCCGTTACTATTGTTGTTACTCCTGATACTACTAAAAATTGGTTAACGGTTTTTACTGAATCAATGGAATTATTAAAGGAAGAAGAGTGGGGATTGACAGATTATTATCCTTTAAATGCGAAGTTTGAATTGGATAATAAAACCAATACTGTAATTGTAGACGTCCCTGTTGATCATCAGTATGGAGAAGGTTCAACTTCTGAAACAGGTTTCATAAATTTATTAGAGAAAAACATTGCTTCGAATAGTCAGGTAAACAAAATATTACTAACTACCAATGGTAATCCTGGAATTGAATTTGGTAATTTTGGCTTAATAGAAGAAATTGTGGTTAAACCTAAAGGAAAACATGCCTATTTCTTTCATACACCTGAAGGAATGACAACCACCTATCTCGTTCCTTCGACAAGTACTTATCAAGATATTGACACTGCTTTGGATGCAATGAAGACGGACCAGCCAAAGATTGGCTTAACAGCTTCATTAGTTCCATCCTTTCCGATAAAGGAAGTTAAAGTCCAAAATAATAAACTAATTATTAATTTTGATCAAGATACACCAATGGAGAATACTCAAGATGCAGTTTCCTCCTTTGAAGCAATATTATTAACTGCAAAGGAATTTGGATTCGAAACCATAACCATTTTAAATGCACCTATTAAGCTTTTAGGACCGTTTGATTTATCTAAAGATATAAAAGTTCCAATTGCAGCTAATTATCTTCAAAATCAATAA
- a CDS encoding peptidoglycan DD-metalloendopeptidase family protein: MRDYIRRLLIAAIMALCVGLLFLGGKQTEASMQDGNEIRVGWIWPTDGVISDTYGTRHGTHKGIDIAGNLNAPIVAVEDGVVAKSYFSNSYGNVIFIKHPNNYVTVYAHLNSRLVHEGQQIKQGDRIGTMGRTGESTGVHLHFESHQVEWTFDKKNAIDPENLLGHTEVGVAVKGGRSSNTESLAASTNIKGDQAQYIVQAGDTLSSIARKSNLTVKKLKEVNQLKSDLIRPSQVLVIHK, from the coding sequence ATGCGAGACTACATAAGGCGGCTTTTAATCGCCGCAATTATGGCGCTTTGTGTCGGTTTACTATTTTTAGGTGGAAAGCAGACCGAAGCGAGTATGCAGGATGGAAATGAAATAAGAGTTGGATGGATATGGCCCACAGATGGTGTCATATCTGATACATATGGGACAAGACATGGAACACATAAGGGTATTGATATTGCGGGGAATTTAAACGCACCAATCGTTGCAGTTGAGGATGGAGTTGTCGCTAAGTCTTATTTTTCAAATTCGTATGGTAATGTGATATTTATTAAACATCCCAACAACTATGTTACAGTATATGCTCACTTAAACAGTCGTCTTGTTCATGAGGGTCAACAGATTAAACAGGGGGACAGAATCGGGACAATGGGAAGAACCGGTGAATCAACTGGAGTTCATCTCCACTTTGAGAGTCATCAAGTGGAATGGACATTTGATAAGAAAAATGCCATTGATCCTGAAAACCTGCTTGGTCATACCGAGGTAGGTGTGGCAGTAAAAGGTGGAAGGTCAAGTAATACGGAAAGTTTGGCCGCAAGTACGAATATTAAAGGTGACCAAGCCCAATATATTGTACAAGCAGGCGACACACTGTCTTCCATTGCAAGGAAAAGCAACTTAACAGTTAAAAAACTTAAGGAAGTTAACCAACTAAAATCAGATCTTATCCGGCCATCGCAAGTTTTAGTGATACATAAATAA
- a CDS encoding ECF transporter S component: MKKKMSVKAIVSIGMLSSIAYLLMLLNFPLPPFPNFLFIDFSDIPALIAALIFGPVAGILVEFFKNALNYIATGSATGVPVGHIANFLAGILFVLPTYYVYNKLRTRKGMTLALIVGTLIMAVMMSLLNYLFILPAYTSLLKFPDMRNLVVPAILPFNIIKGIIMSSIFMLLFIRMQSWINKLTTIKSA; encoded by the coding sequence ATGAAGAAAAAAATGAGTGTCAAAGCAATTGTTTCAATTGGAATGCTGAGCAGTATCGCATATCTTTTAATGCTATTAAATTTCCCGCTACCGCCATTTCCAAATTTCTTATTTATTGATTTTAGCGATATCCCAGCATTAATCGCAGCTTTGATTTTTGGACCTGTTGCAGGAATATTAGTGGAGTTTTTTAAAAACGCACTCAATTATATTGCAACTGGAAGTGCAACGGGAGTTCCTGTTGGTCATATTGCTAATTTTCTAGCTGGAATTTTGTTTGTACTGCCTACTTATTATGTATACAACAAATTGAGAACTAGAAAAGGCATGACACTTGCACTAATTGTAGGAACGCTTATTATGGCGGTAATGATGAGCCTGTTAAATTACTTATTCATTTTACCTGCATACACCTCGCTATTGAAGTTCCCGGACATGCGGAATTTAGTAGTACCGGCAATCTTACCATTCAATATAATAAAAGGCATAATCATGTCTTCAATATTCATGCTGCTATTCATTAGAATGCAGTCGTGGATTAATAAATTAACAACTATAAAAAGTGCTTAA
- a CDS encoding ferredoxin, translated as MAKYTIVDKETCIACGACGAAAPDIYDYDDEGIAFVTLDDNEGIVEIPDVLVDDMMDAFEGCPTDSIKVADEPFDGNPTKFE; from the coding sequence ATGGCAAAGTATACGATTGTTGACAAAGAGACTTGCATTGCATGCGGTGCATGTGGAGCAGCTGCACCAGACATTTACGATTATGATGATGAGGGTATTGCATTCGTAACTCTTGATGATAATGAGGGTATTGTTGAAATCCCTGATGTTTTAGTTGATGATATGATGGATGCTTTCGAAGGCTGTCCAACCGATTCAATTAAAGTTGCTGACGAACCATTTGACGGCAACCCAACGAAATTCGAATAA